In Hydrogenovibrio thermophilus, the following are encoded in one genomic region:
- the htpX gene encoding protease HtpX: MKRIGLFLLTNIAVLAVAMITMNLLGVGNYMQGTNLDLGNLFAFAAIFGFAGSFISLAMSKWLAKMSVGAQVIEQPRNADEQWLMETVRRQAEKAGIGMPEVAIYDSPEPNAFATGMTKNSALVAVSTGLLRNMRQNEVEAVLGHEVAHIANGDMVTMALLQGVVNTFVIFFAKIVAYVVDRVVLKNENEGHSFVFIVVDIVAQILFGILASMITMWFSRKREFHADNGGAYLAGKENMIAALQRLQTMQPGELPDQMAAFGISAKASSFGDLFRSHPPLEDRIAALRATSQEQLKIA; the protein is encoded by the coding sequence ATGAAACGAATCGGTTTATTTTTATTAACAAACATCGCGGTTTTGGCTGTGGCCATGATTACGATGAATTTGTTAGGTGTCGGCAACTATATGCAGGGCACGAATCTGGACCTGGGTAACCTGTTTGCCTTCGCGGCCATTTTCGGTTTTGCAGGTTCGTTTATCTCTCTTGCCATGTCGAAGTGGCTGGCGAAAATGTCGGTAGGGGCGCAAGTTATCGAGCAACCTCGTAATGCCGATGAGCAATGGTTGATGGAAACCGTGCGTCGTCAAGCGGAAAAAGCCGGTATCGGCATGCCGGAAGTCGCGATTTACGACTCGCCGGAGCCAAACGCTTTTGCCACCGGGATGACTAAAAATTCCGCTTTGGTTGCGGTATCGACCGGGTTGTTGCGCAATATGCGTCAAAACGAAGTCGAAGCGGTATTGGGGCACGAAGTCGCGCACATCGCTAACGGTGACATGGTCACCATGGCGTTGTTGCAAGGCGTGGTGAACACCTTTGTTATTTTCTTCGCTAAGATCGTAGCCTACGTTGTGGATCGAGTGGTGCTGAAGAACGAAAACGAAGGTCATAGCTTTGTGTTCATCGTGGTAGACATCGTGGCGCAAATCCTGTTCGGTATTCTGGCCAGTATGATTACTATGTGGTTCTCGCGTAAGCGTGAATTCCATGCCGACAACGGTGGTGCTTATTTGGCCGGTAAAGAAAATATGATTGCAGCCCTGCAACGTTTGCAAACCATGCAGCCGGGTGAATTGCCGGATCAAATGGCGGCGTTCGGGATTTCTGCGAAAGCGTCCAGCTTCGGTGATCTGTTCCGTTCGCATCCGCCTTTGGAAGATCGTATCGCAGCTTTGCGTGCGACCAGTCAAGAACAATTGAAAATCGCCTGA